In Turicibacter sanguinis, a genomic segment contains:
- a CDS encoding DUF2798 domain-containing protein, whose amino-acid sequence MPKTKIQKLFFAVLTVFITVHLFVFYNVAIEMGGMSNQVFVTSLKIVPIEFIFALLIEIFIAGPLSEKLAFSMIDFKKDSQVIITTVFICSTIVFMCPLMSLVSTILFHGFTSELIATWFQNIVINLPFAFFTQIFFVQPFVRYIFRFVFKHQLDNEKQYDTNEIEVA is encoded by the coding sequence ATGCCAAAAACAAAAATTCAAAAATTATTCTTTGCTGTACTAACTGTTTTTATTACAGTTCATTTATTCGTCTTTTATAACGTAGCCATTGAAATGGGAGGAATGTCAAATCAAGTCTTTGTTACTTCTTTAAAAATCGTTCCGATTGAATTCATCTTCGCCTTACTTATTGAAATATTTATTGCAGGTCCTCTTTCAGAAAAACTTGCTTTTAGTATGATTGATTTCAAAAAAGATAGCCAAGTGATTATTACAACCGTATTTATTTGCTCGACTATTGTCTTCATGTGTCCTTTAATGTCATTAGTTTCAACTATTTTATTCCACGGTTTCACAAGCGAACTAATTGCTACTTGGTTCCAAAATATTGTGATTAACTTACCCTTTGCTTTCTTTACTCAAATTTTCTTTGTTCAACCCTTTGTTAGATATATTTTCCGATTTGTCTTTAAACACCAGTTAGATAATGAAAAACAGTACGATACAAATGAAATTGAAGTCGCTTAA
- the lysA gene encoding diaminopimelate decarboxylase: MKLHGTMNIENQQLFIGGVSCQTLVNTYQTPLYVFDEALLRQNCKDYRKHFKVEERGNRVAYAGKAFLPLYMCHLIKEEGLYLDVVSGGELYTAYKADFPMDHVLFHGNNKTFDEINMGLEYGVGVFVVDNYYELETLNTMCHKRGKQQNVYLRITPGIEAHTHDYIKTGQIDSKFGFTLSNGDLQRCLEVFHKYEHLNLIGLHAHIGSQIFDVNPFLDEVEIMMTLVKDIKEQFGFEITDVDLGGGVGVYYTEKDAPKSIAQFCEAILTKAQTVCETLQIDIPRLIIEPGRSIVANAGSTLYTVGSMKDIKDVRTYVSVDGGMTDNIRPSLYQAVYECAIANWMESGNERHVTIAGKCCESGDILITDVDVNKIESGDILIITSTGAYGYSMSSNYNKIPKAAVVAVKDGEAQLICRRQTYEELLSLEV, encoded by the coding sequence ATGAAACTACATGGAACAATGAACATTGAAAATCAACAATTATTTATTGGAGGGGTAAGTTGTCAAACATTGGTTAACACTTATCAAACACCACTTTATGTCTTTGACGAAGCACTACTTAGACAAAATTGCAAAGATTATAGGAAGCATTTTAAAGTTGAGGAGCGAGGGAATCGTGTGGCTTATGCCGGAAAAGCTTTCTTGCCACTTTACATGTGTCACCTGATTAAAGAAGAGGGGCTTTATCTTGATGTTGTATCTGGTGGTGAACTGTATACTGCTTATAAAGCTGATTTTCCAATGGATCATGTTTTGTTTCATGGTAATAATAAGACATTTGATGAAATCAACATGGGCTTAGAGTATGGTGTCGGTGTTTTTGTAGTTGATAATTACTATGAACTAGAGACGCTAAATACAATGTGTCATAAACGTGGTAAACAACAAAATGTTTATTTAAGAATTACACCTGGTATCGAAGCACATACACACGACTACATTAAAACAGGACAAATCGATTCGAAATTTGGATTCACCTTATCGAATGGGGACTTACAAAGATGTCTTGAAGTGTTTCATAAGTATGAGCATTTAAATTTAATTGGTTTGCATGCGCACATTGGATCACAAATTTTTGATGTGAATCCCTTTTTAGATGAAGTTGAGATTATGATGACACTCGTAAAAGATATTAAAGAGCAATTTGGATTTGAGATTACTGATGTTGATTTAGGTGGAGGAGTCGGCGTTTATTACACAGAGAAGGATGCACCTAAATCGATTGCACAGTTTTGTGAGGCAATTTTAACAAAAGCCCAGACGGTTTGCGAAACTTTACAAATAGATATTCCAAGATTGATTATTGAACCAGGGCGCTCAATTGTTGCCAATGCAGGAAGTACTTTATATACGGTTGGGTCAATGAAAGATATTAAAGATGTTAGAACTTATGTTAGTGTCGATGGAGGAATGACAGATAATATTAGGCCTTCTTTATATCAAGCGGTTTATGAATGTGCCATTGCAAATTGGATGGAATCAGGAAACGAGCGTCATGTTACGATTGCCGGAAAATGTTGCGAAAGTGGGGATATCTTAATAACTGACGTTGACGTAAATAAGATTGAAAGTGGGGACATTTTGATTATCACCTCAACAGGTGCTTATGGTTATTCCATGTCCTCAAATTATAATAAAATTCCAAAAGCAGCAGTTGTTGCTGTGAAAGATGGTGAGGCTCAATTAATTTGTCGTCGTCAAACATATGAAGAACTTCTATCACTAGAAGTTTAA